In the Longimicrobiales bacterium genome, one interval contains:
- the merB gene encoding organomercurial lyase, producing the protein MTPPTDVDWLVRTAVYQSFAATGKAPSLRDLAETFESTPERMAESLERLHQAHQIAPHPDGSGVWWANPYSDVESAYPVETPVMTTYAPCAWDAFGVPAIAGTDGWIRTRCAESGTSLEFGIRDGELAGDDGVIHMVVPIRDAWANIGFT; encoded by the coding sequence ATGACCCCGCCTACGGACGTCGATTGGCTCGTGCGGACAGCGGTGTACCAGAGCTTTGCCGCGACGGGGAAGGCTCCCAGCCTAAGGGATTTGGCCGAGACCTTCGAGAGCACCCCTGAACGGATGGCCGAGTCCCTCGAACGACTACATCAAGCGCATCAGATCGCGCCACATCCGGACGGATCGGGCGTTTGGTGGGCGAATCCCTACTCGGACGTGGAGTCGGCGTACCCAGTAGAGACTCCCGTCATGACCACCTACGCCCCATGCGCTTGGGATGCGTTCGGAGTGCCTGCTATCGCCGGCACCGACGGGTGGATTCGCACGCGGTGCGCGGAGAGCGGTACGTCACTGGAGTTCGGGATTCGAGACGGCGAACTCGCGGGAGACGACGGCGTCATCCACATGGTCGTCCCCATCCGGGACGCGTGGGCCAACATCGGCTTCACGTGA
- a CDS encoding response regulator, which yields MAIKTARGGKRILWVDDEIVLLKPHLLFLQARGYHVDAISNGDDALELLKKNAYDLVLLDEQMPGRTGLEVLGIMRRHDPHQRVVMVTKSEEDTTMTEAIGRRVDDYLVKPTSPRQVLSVVTRILEGSSIRQQRVAQDFAARFGRLSTLREDARTADDFARVFTELTDWHISLGEAGEDGLLDTVRSMMDDLRRDFGVWVIDHYARWMAGSEDRPRLSVDLVREFLVPRLGSDPVYFVVLDCMRLDQWRVIAPLLTEYFEIEETYHYSILPTATPYARNAIFSGQYADEIAKKRPEWWDQSDDEGSLNAFEDKLLFEQLRRITGRDVHVHYEKIFSDRQGEQVRARVKSALKKPGAVIAMVFNFVDLMTHGRSESPILMEVARDEAALRDLTRSWFERSTAFEVLKAASRQGHHVILTTDHGSILCQHPTTVFARRDATSNLRYKFGQDLRAEVSSTVFSTSDEKHLRIPAGKLGMMYLLAVEDFFFVYPTKLREYQARYRNSFLHGGISPEEMIVPVASLTPRR from the coding sequence ATGGCTATTAAGACTGCCCGCGGGGGCAAAAGAATACTCTGGGTCGACGATGAGATCGTCCTACTCAAGCCACACCTCCTGTTCTTGCAGGCGCGCGGATATCATGTCGACGCCATTTCGAACGGGGACGATGCGCTCGAGCTACTCAAGAAAAACGCGTACGATCTGGTGCTCTTAGACGAACAGATGCCCGGTCGGACCGGTCTTGAGGTTTTGGGAATCATGCGACGACACGATCCGCATCAGCGGGTCGTCATGGTCACCAAGTCCGAAGAGGACACCACGATGACCGAGGCGATTGGGCGGCGCGTGGATGATTACCTCGTGAAACCAACCAGTCCGCGGCAGGTCCTCTCGGTGGTCACGCGTATTCTGGAGGGGTCTTCAATCCGCCAACAGCGTGTGGCGCAGGACTTCGCCGCCCGCTTCGGGCGGCTCTCGACACTGCGTGAGGACGCCCGCACGGCGGACGACTTCGCGCGCGTCTTCACCGAACTGACGGATTGGCACATTTCGCTCGGAGAGGCTGGGGAAGACGGTCTGCTCGATACCGTTCGGTCCATGATGGACGATCTGAGACGTGACTTCGGCGTGTGGGTCATTGATCATTACGCGCGTTGGATGGCGGGCTCTGAAGATCGACCTCGCTTGTCTGTCGACCTGGTCCGCGAGTTCCTCGTACCGCGACTTGGCTCGGATCCGGTGTACTTCGTCGTGTTGGACTGCATGCGCTTGGATCAGTGGAGAGTGATCGCGCCACTCTTGACGGAGTACTTCGAGATTGAGGAGACGTACCACTACTCGATCTTGCCTACCGCGACGCCCTATGCCCGCAACGCCATTTTCTCTGGCCAATACGCGGATGAGATCGCCAAGAAGCGACCTGAATGGTGGGATCAGTCGGACGACGAAGGCTCACTGAATGCGTTCGAAGACAAGCTCCTCTTCGAGCAATTGAGGCGTATCACGGGCCGCGACGTGCATGTGCATTACGAGAAGATTTTTTCGGACCGGCAGGGCGAGCAGGTCAGGGCGCGTGTGAAGTCCGCGCTCAAGAAGCCGGGTGCTGTGATCGCGATGGTCTTCAACTTCGTGGACCTCATGACACACGGCCGCTCGGAGTCGCCCATCCTAATGGAAGTGGCCCGGGATGAAGCTGCTCTCCGGGATCTGACCCGCTCCTGGTTCGAGCGATCGACCGCCTTCGAGGTATTGAAGGCGGCTTCGCGGCAAGGCCACCATGTGATCCTCACCACGGATCACGGATCCATTCTGTGCCAGCACCCGACCACGGTGTTCGCCCGGCGCGACGCGACGAGCAACCTACGCTACAAGTTCGGACAGGACCTGCGGGCAGAGGTGTCGTCAACGGTTTTCTCGACCTCTGACGAGAAACACCTACGGATTCCCGCTGGGAAGTTGGGCATGATGTACCTGCTGGCTGTCGAGGACTTTTTCTTCGTCTACCCGACGAAGCTCAGGGAATATCAGGCGCGTTACCGGAATTCGTTTCTTCACGGTGGCATCAGTCCGGAAGAAATGATTGTCCCCGTGGCGAGCCTGACCCCAAGGCGATGA
- the cyoE gene encoding heme o synthase gives MTEPTTESDTANDSRLRAYYELTKPGIAGYVMITAGVSAFVGSRGTIDMLFAIHTMLGTGIATGGALTLNQYMERDIDAVMHRTRTRPLPSGRLNPIEALVFGALLLVGGLFYLGTLVGIVPAALAGLSAAIYHLVYTPLKSRSYVATLAGSFPGALPMLIGWTAGTGDFNSAGGWMFAIGYLWQLPHVLGLAWMLQKDYAKVGFKLIPQGGARVIGRHMMVATGLLLPVSLAPTILGYTGMIYAGGAVVLGLAFVACAVGAAKDLTEETARRVFFGSLLYHPLLLVLMLFDTIRM, from the coding sequence ATGACCGAACCGACGACCGAGTCCGACACCGCGAATGACTCGCGCCTGCGCGCTTATTATGAGCTGACCAAGCCCGGAATCGCTGGGTACGTGATGATCACGGCGGGAGTCAGCGCCTTCGTGGGGTCACGCGGCACGATCGACATGCTCTTCGCGATTCACACGATGCTCGGTACGGGCATCGCGACCGGCGGAGCACTCACGCTCAACCAGTATATGGAGCGTGACATCGATGCGGTGATGCATCGGACACGGACCCGGCCCTTGCCCTCCGGCCGGCTGAATCCGATCGAGGCGCTGGTGTTCGGTGCACTGCTTCTGGTGGGCGGCCTGTTCTACCTAGGAACGCTCGTCGGAATCGTACCGGCAGCGCTCGCGGGATTGAGCGCAGCGATATACCACCTGGTATACACGCCCCTCAAATCGCGCTCGTACGTGGCGACACTCGCCGGCTCGTTTCCCGGCGCCCTGCCAATGCTGATTGGTTGGACCGCAGGAACAGGGGATTTCAACTCAGCCGGTGGATGGATGTTCGCCATCGGCTACCTATGGCAACTCCCTCACGTCCTCGGCCTGGCCTGGATGCTCCAGAAGGACTACGCGAAGGTCGGTTTTAAGCTGATCCCGCAGGGCGGCGCCAGGGTGATCGGTCGACACATGATGGTGGCGACCGGGCTCCTGCTTCCGGTGAGCCTGGCTCCGACCATCCTCGGATACACCGGCATGATCTACGCGGGCGGAGCCGTGGTTCTGGGCCTGGCCTTTGTAGCGTGCGCGGTCGGAGCTGCGAAAGACTTGACTGAAGAAACGGCCCGGCGCGTGTTCTTCGGCTCCCTGTTATACCACCCCCTGTTGTTGGTGCTCATGCTGTTCGACACCATTCGTATGTAG
- a CDS encoding lysophospholipid acyltransferase family protein: MSRSRLKDGLEIGIFRVVTGILALLPERWAMASGAALGWFLGYVLRIRRSVVDEHLLMAFPDETPAWRARVARDAYLHVGRETVAIFLLSRLTPEQLNQRTTMVGFEAFEKAMQLGKGVILMTGHLGNWEIGAAGFTTRGVPFDAVAKSMENSRFGDELMKARKGVGMGVINVDEAPTGVMDALRAGRAVAILADQNAHRGGIYVPFFGKLASTARGPALFALRSGAPMMLAIPLRDPGPSPKYTVNIEPIQFEASGNRKADIEGLTIAHTRALERAIRRAPHQYFWHHKRWKKRPDTEVDDGAPPYSSDPDVAAFR; the protein is encoded by the coding sequence GTGAGTCGAAGTCGCCTGAAGGATGGCCTGGAGATCGGCATATTTCGAGTTGTTACTGGCATTTTGGCACTTCTGCCGGAGCGTTGGGCGATGGCATCGGGGGCGGCTCTCGGATGGTTTCTCGGCTACGTGCTCAGAATCCGGCGGTCTGTGGTCGACGAACACTTGTTGATGGCGTTTCCTGACGAGACCCCGGCGTGGCGGGCCCGTGTGGCCCGAGACGCGTATCTGCATGTGGGACGGGAGACGGTCGCGATCTTCCTGCTGAGTCGGCTCACTCCAGAGCAGCTCAACCAACGAACGACCATGGTCGGCTTCGAAGCGTTTGAGAAGGCGATGCAGTTGGGTAAGGGGGTCATTCTCATGACCGGCCACCTTGGAAATTGGGAGATCGGGGCGGCCGGCTTTACGACACGCGGGGTGCCTTTCGACGCTGTCGCGAAGAGTATGGAAAACTCCCGATTCGGTGACGAACTGATGAAGGCCCGAAAGGGCGTTGGCATGGGTGTGATCAATGTGGACGAGGCGCCTACGGGAGTGATGGACGCCCTGAGGGCCGGCCGCGCGGTCGCGATCCTCGCGGATCAAAACGCTCACCGTGGTGGGATCTACGTGCCCTTCTTCGGTAAGCTCGCGTCCACTGCTCGTGGGCCGGCGCTCTTCGCTCTGCGCAGCGGGGCCCCGATGATGCTTGCAATACCGTTACGAGATCCTGGGCCGAGCCCGAAGTACACGGTGAACATCGAACCCATCCAGTTCGAGGCATCCGGGAACCGTAAGGCGGACATCGAAGGGCTGACCATCGCCCACACCCGCGCATTGGAACGCGCCATCCGCAGGGCTCCCCATCAGTACTTCTGGCACCACAAGCGCTGGAAGAAGCGGCCGGACACCGAAGTCGATGACGGAGCCCCACCTTATTCTAGTGATCCCGATGTTGCCGCCTTCCGGTGA
- a CDS encoding arsenate reductase ArsC, translating into MNLTFTSEQSDWRAEAEALALLGARHILFLCVANSARSQLAEGIARRMAPQGVTISSAGSEPSFVRPQAVLVMSEIGIDISRHASIGIDEVERPVDAVVTLCAEEVCPVWLEDAWRAHWGLPDPAGAGSSREEELDAFRAVRDELQLRLGVVFGS; encoded by the coding sequence ATGAACTTGACGTTCACCTCGGAGCAGTCTGACTGGCGAGCTGAGGCTGAAGCACTCGCATTGCTGGGCGCGCGGCACATCCTCTTCTTGTGCGTGGCGAACTCCGCTCGGAGCCAACTCGCTGAAGGCATCGCGCGACGAATGGCGCCGCAAGGCGTGACGATTTCGTCTGCTGGGTCAGAGCCGTCCTTCGTCCGGCCACAGGCCGTCCTGGTCATGTCCGAGATCGGGATCGACATCTCGCGCCATGCTTCCATTGGGATCGATGAAGTCGAGCGGCCGGTCGATGCAGTTGTCACTCTGTGCGCCGAAGAGGTCTGTCCGGTGTGGCTGGAGGACGCGTGGCGAGCCCATTGGGGGCTTCCGGACCCGGCCGGTGCAGGGAGCTCACGAGAGGAAGAACTCGACGCCTTTCGTGCCGTTCGAGATGAACTGCAACTGAGGCTCGGAGTAGTGTTCGGTAGCTAG
- a CDS encoding ABC transporter ATP-binding protein codes for MNLAPTAGGSTYLRILAFLKPHAGVLAVAIVATAAFAVLDASVYILLIPFISALFLSGGGVVTSTGTGMERLLDATVYRYVDLSGDPLVAIGRIIVLIIIVFAVKNVFHFTRTYLVARAEQGVNRDVRDQVYDHLVELDLSFFGRVRMGQIVSRLTTEVEQVRTLVTAESSKLLSAVFEFGVALLAMLLISWKLTAAAFIVIPGAMIIWGPLVNVLRKRDRRVLHLGGEVNGHVQETLAGIRLVKSSSAERREKERFRGLTSEYYRHFLRAEFARAAAAPMTEMLAAAGTVILLWFGARLVIAGDITGPEFVGFLGLSMKLYSPVKNVAKFPATAQPGLIAAERVFEFLDAPAEITDSPDAKPIAGFSEAVVFEDVGFAYGAGESVLSDVSFSVSRGEVVALVGPSGAGKSTLVDLLARFFEVSSGRIMIDGTDIKDVRMAELRGLMGIVSQETVLFHDTVRANIAYGRPEATEESIVDAAKAAHAHGFVSDMTDGYDTVVGERGVELSGGQRQRIAIARALLRDPPILIFDEATSSLDTESERLIQDAIERLVEGRTVFVIAHRISTVQSADQILVMDGGRIVERGDHISLLALNGLYRRLYELQFDGSSGPSV; via the coding sequence ATGAACCTGGCCCCGACCGCGGGCGGATCCACCTACCTCCGCATCCTCGCATTTCTCAAGCCTCACGCGGGTGTTCTCGCCGTAGCCATTGTGGCGACGGCGGCTTTTGCGGTGCTCGACGCGTCCGTCTACATCCTGCTGATTCCGTTCATCTCGGCGCTCTTCTTGAGTGGAGGTGGGGTGGTGACGTCTACCGGGACCGGCATGGAGCGGCTCCTGGATGCGACCGTCTACCGGTACGTCGATTTGTCCGGGGACCCCCTTGTCGCGATCGGACGGATCATCGTGCTGATCATCATCGTCTTCGCGGTGAAGAACGTCTTTCACTTCACGCGTACCTATCTGGTTGCGAGAGCGGAGCAGGGCGTGAACCGAGACGTTCGCGACCAAGTCTACGATCACTTGGTCGAGCTCGATCTTTCGTTCTTCGGTCGGGTCCGCATGGGCCAGATCGTCAGCCGTCTGACCACAGAGGTCGAGCAGGTGCGCACGCTCGTGACTGCCGAGTCCTCGAAGCTGCTCTCCGCAGTTTTTGAATTCGGTGTCGCACTATTGGCCATGCTTCTCATTTCATGGAAGCTCACGGCGGCGGCATTCATCGTGATCCCAGGAGCCATGATTATCTGGGGCCCGCTCGTGAACGTGCTGAGAAAGCGAGATCGTCGCGTGCTGCACCTAGGTGGTGAGGTGAATGGGCACGTTCAAGAGACCCTCGCGGGGATCCGACTCGTGAAATCCTCGTCGGCAGAAAGGCGGGAGAAGGAGCGATTCCGCGGCCTGACGTCAGAGTATTATCGCCACTTCCTTCGGGCCGAATTTGCCCGAGCCGCCGCGGCGCCTATGACCGAGATGTTGGCCGCCGCCGGGACCGTGATTCTTCTCTGGTTCGGAGCTCGTCTCGTGATTGCTGGAGACATCACCGGCCCGGAATTCGTCGGTTTCCTCGGGCTGTCCATGAAACTCTACTCGCCCGTGAAGAACGTGGCCAAGTTCCCGGCCACGGCTCAGCCCGGACTCATCGCCGCCGAGCGGGTCTTCGAGTTCTTGGATGCCCCTGCAGAGATTACGGACTCTCCAGACGCGAAGCCGATCGCGGGTTTCTCCGAAGCCGTTGTCTTCGAGGATGTCGGATTCGCCTACGGGGCGGGTGAGTCCGTTCTGTCCGACGTCTCCTTTTCCGTGAGTCGGGGAGAAGTCGTTGCGTTGGTCGGTCCGAGCGGAGCCGGAAAGTCGACGCTCGTCGATCTTTTAGCGCGCTTTTTCGAGGTGTCCTCCGGGCGCATCATGATCGACGGGACCGACATCAAAGACGTGCGGATGGCGGAGCTCAGGGGTCTCATGGGCATCGTGTCTCAAGAGACGGTGCTCTTCCACGATACGGTCAGGGCCAACATTGCGTATGGCCGCCCCGAGGCTACGGAAGAGTCCATCGTCGATGCTGCGAAGGCGGCACACGCCCACGGCTTTGTCTCGGACATGACCGATGGTTACGACACGGTAGTGGGCGAACGTGGCGTCGAGCTTTCTGGGGGGCAGCGCCAGCGTATCGCTATCGCTCGGGCGCTCCTTAGGGACCCGCCCATCCTCATCTTTGACGAGGCCACGAGTTCGCTCGATACCGAGTCCGAGAGGTTGATCCAGGACGCGATCGAGCGACTTGTCGAGGGCCGCACGGTATTCGTTATCGCACACCGAATTTCGACGGTACAGTCTGCTGACCAGATCCTGGTGATGGATGGTGGCCGGATCGTCGAACGAGGCGACCACATCTCGTTGTTGGCGTTAAATGGCCTGTATCGTCGGCTCTACGAACTTCAGTTCGACGGGTCATCAGGGCCGTCGGTGTGA
- a CDS encoding Xaa-Pro dipeptidyl-peptidase, which translates to MSDAPRCVLVASVCLVAATPASAQTVPVFQDGQAQVVEAFADTATWVRHHLWVETEFDSDGDGELDRVHVDVTRPGATETEGLKVPVVYESSPYYSGTGGVDLNYFWDVRQEVGDDPPTRTPIPDISHRAEQPRISGSQIATWVPRGFAVIHSQSPGTGQSQGCPTVGGANESLAPKAVIDWLNGRARGFTSVRGGNEVHADWATGKVGMTGTSYNGTLPLAAATTGVDGLEAIIPIAPNTSYYHYYRSNGLVRSPDGYLGEDVDVLYDFINSGYPETRDFCNATVRDELMQGSHDRQTGDYNDFWAERDYLNHIDGVKAATLMSHGFNDWNVMPEHSYRISQALKDRGVPVQIFYHQGGHGGPPPMALMNRWFTRYLFGVENGVEDDPKAYIVRGQDGRLNPTAYPDYPHPQAEGVRLTPRGNGNRVGALSTDRLSDHPPESVFDDVSLAGGVLASAAESDSRLLYATPELREDLHLSGLTTVRIRVAANTEAANLSVWLVALPWTDSESINDNIITRGWADPQNATSLRTSTPLTPGEFVELEFDLQPDDQVIPAGQRIGLMIFSSDRDFTLWPEPGTELTVDLNGTSISLPVVGGVEAYSRSTRPIS; encoded by the coding sequence ATGAGTGATGCGCCTCGTTGCGTCCTCGTCGCCAGCGTCTGCCTAGTCGCAGCCACCCCCGCCTCGGCACAAACCGTCCCGGTCTTTCAGGACGGCCAAGCACAAGTCGTCGAGGCCTTCGCCGACACTGCCACCTGGGTGCGCCACCACCTGTGGGTCGAGACCGAGTTCGACTCAGACGGGGACGGTGAGTTGGATCGTGTACACGTGGATGTGACTCGGCCGGGGGCCACCGAGACGGAGGGCCTCAAGGTCCCGGTCGTCTACGAGTCCAGCCCCTACTACTCGGGCACGGGCGGTGTGGACCTCAACTACTTCTGGGACGTCCGTCAGGAAGTTGGTGATGACCCACCAACGCGTACGCCGATCCCGGATATCTCACATCGGGCCGAGCAGCCCCGCATTTCGGGTTCACAAATCGCGACGTGGGTGCCCAGAGGCTTCGCGGTCATCCACTCGCAGTCGCCTGGCACCGGTCAGTCGCAGGGGTGCCCCACCGTTGGCGGCGCCAACGAATCACTCGCACCCAAAGCGGTGATCGACTGGCTGAACGGTCGCGCGCGCGGCTTCACAAGCGTGCGTGGCGGTAACGAAGTCCACGCCGACTGGGCGACGGGCAAAGTCGGGATGACCGGGACGTCATACAACGGCACGCTTCCGCTCGCCGCCGCCACTACAGGAGTCGACGGTCTAGAGGCCATCATCCCCATCGCACCGAACACATCGTACTACCACTACTACCGGTCCAACGGACTCGTGCGTTCGCCCGATGGCTATCTGGGTGAGGACGTGGACGTGCTCTACGACTTCATCAACAGCGGCTACCCTGAGACCCGGGACTTCTGCAACGCGACCGTCCGTGACGAACTGATGCAGGGGAGCCACGACCGTCAGACTGGCGACTACAACGATTTCTGGGCCGAGCGTGACTACCTGAACCACATCGACGGCGTGAAGGCTGCGACGCTCATGTCGCACGGCTTCAACGATTGGAACGTCATGCCCGAGCACAGCTACCGGATCTCGCAGGCGCTCAAGGATCGCGGGGTGCCGGTGCAGATTTTTTACCATCAGGGTGGGCACGGCGGCCCGCCCCCGATGGCACTGATGAACCGCTGGTTCACGCGCTACCTGTTCGGGGTGGAGAACGGAGTGGAGGACGATCCTAAGGCGTACATCGTCCGTGGCCAGGACGGGCGACTGAACCCGACGGCTTATCCGGACTATCCCCATCCACAGGCAGAAGGTGTGAGACTCACCCCTCGCGGAAATGGCAACCGTGTCGGAGCGCTCTCCACCGACCGTCTGAGCGACCACCCGCCAGAGTCGGTCTTTGATGATGTGTCGCTCGCAGGCGGCGTGCTCGCCTCGGCAGCTGAATCCGACTCGCGGCTCCTCTATGCGACACCCGAGCTTCGTGAGGACCTGCACCTGTCGGGTCTGACCACAGTGAGGATCCGTGTGGCGGCGAATACTGAGGCCGCAAACCTGTCCGTTTGGCTTGTCGCGCTTCCCTGGACGGACAGCGAATCCATCAACGACAACATCATCACGCGTGGTTGGGCTGATCCTCAGAATGCGACTTCGCTCAGGACCAGCACGCCGCTCACTCCGGGTGAGTTCGTAGAGCTCGAATTCGACCTGCAGCCTGATGATCAGGTAATCCCCGCGGGTCAGCGCATTGGGCTGATGATCTTCTCGAGCGACCGTGACTTCACGCTCTGGCCGGAGCCGGGCACGGAGCTGACCGTGGACCTGAACGGGACGTCGATTTCGCTGCCCGTCGTGGGCGGCGTCGAAGCGTACAGTCGGTCGACACGGCCGATCAGCTAG
- a CDS encoding P1 family peptidase yields the protein MRRFTFALVFAVSSLTLLANTVVGQSNDRPRARDIGLSVGVLTPGTHNAITDVAGVRVGHTTVSDGVRVQTGVTAILPHGGNPYLSRVPAAIHVGNGYGKLLGVTQIRELGEIETPILLTCTLCVWKAADAMVEWMLGLDGMEEVRSLNAVVGETNDGGLNDIRNRPIEPAHVIRALESATDGPVEEGVVGAGAGTSAFGWKGGIGTSSRVLPQGMGGYTVGVLVQSNFGGILQMGGAPVGVELGQYAFANQVGHDEDYDPQADVQEWGSIMMVVATDAPLSARNLERLAARAIMGLARTGSYASNGSGDYVIAFSTANGVRRSTTPGEHTFDDLANGSMSGLFEAAVESTEEAVYNSLLKATTVTSNGRTVEALPLDETIEILQRYRAIR from the coding sequence GTGCGCCGCTTCACCTTCGCGCTGGTTTTCGCAGTGTCATCGCTCACCCTGCTGGCCAATACAGTCGTCGGTCAGAGCAATGATCGCCCTCGCGCCCGCGACATCGGCCTCTCGGTAGGCGTCCTCACTCCCGGTACTCACAACGCGATCACCGATGTCGCCGGAGTCCGAGTCGGGCACACGACGGTTTCAGATGGCGTGCGCGTCCAGACCGGGGTTACGGCGATCCTCCCTCACGGGGGCAATCCATATCTCAGCCGAGTGCCCGCTGCGATCCATGTCGGGAACGGCTACGGGAAGCTCCTCGGGGTCACGCAGATCCGCGAACTCGGCGAAATCGAGACGCCCATCCTGCTCACGTGCACGCTCTGTGTCTGGAAAGCGGCCGACGCGATGGTCGAGTGGATGCTCGGGCTGGACGGCATGGAAGAAGTCCGGTCCCTGAACGCTGTTGTGGGTGAGACCAACGACGGGGGCCTCAACGACATTCGGAACCGTCCGATCGAACCCGCTCACGTCATCCGTGCACTCGAATCCGCCACGGACGGCCCGGTCGAGGAAGGCGTCGTGGGGGCAGGAGCAGGAACGTCTGCCTTCGGTTGGAAAGGCGGAATCGGCACCAGCAGCCGAGTGCTTCCCCAAGGGATGGGCGGCTATACGGTCGGGGTTCTCGTTCAATCGAACTTCGGTGGCATCCTCCAGATGGGAGGAGCTCCGGTGGGTGTTGAGCTCGGCCAATACGCCTTCGCCAATCAGGTGGGGCACGATGAAGACTACGACCCGCAAGCCGACGTCCAGGAGTGGGGCTCAATCATGATGGTGGTCGCCACGGACGCCCCTCTCTCAGCCCGAAACCTCGAGCGACTCGCAGCCCGCGCAATCATGGGACTAGCTCGGACCGGTTCGTATGCCAGCAACGGATCCGGGGACTACGTCATCGCATTCTCGACCGCCAACGGTGTCCGTCGCTCGACGACTCCCGGCGAGCATACATTCGACGACCTGGCGAACGGCAGCATGAGCGGGCTCTTCGAGGCTGCAGTGGAATCCACCGAAGAGGCCGTGTACAACTCGCTCCTCAAGGCCACGACCGTGACGAGCAACGGGCGAACGGTTGAAGCGCTCCCCCTCGACGAGACCATCGAAATCCTGCAGCGTTATCGAGCGATCCGATGA
- a CDS encoding CoA transferase: MLSALSGVRVVELSHIMAGPVCGLLLGDLGADVIKVERLPNGDGTRGFVPPDVKGESAAFMMLNRGKRGVAVDLRSEEGRSVVRRLVKDADVIIENFRAGTMEKMGLGYDDLSAINEKLVYCQITGFGSTGPMSNRGGFDLIAQGYSGLMSVTGEGPGRAPVKVGAPVTDITAGILAALGVVSALFERERTGKGQHVDTSLFEAGITQTFWQSAIALASGVSPGPMGSAHPLAAPYQTFPTTDGWINVGASNEATWTRLTQALNAAELHEDPRFSTNPDRMAHLDELVRVLAPHFLKRSTESWLERLQDAGVPAGPIASVGEMIENPQTKARGMVIDVEHSSLGLVRSLGFPVKMSGSGPKEDAEPLRGAPLLGEHTRQVLAEAGFTGMEVDRLIGAEIVR, translated from the coding sequence ATGCTGTCGGCACTGTCCGGAGTCCGAGTCGTCGAACTCAGCCACATTATGGCAGGCCCTGTCTGTGGGCTCCTTCTCGGCGATCTGGGCGCCGACGTCATCAAGGTGGAACGTCTCCCTAATGGGGACGGCACGCGTGGATTCGTTCCGCCAGACGTAAAGGGCGAATCTGCAGCGTTTATGATGCTGAATCGCGGGAAGCGTGGGGTTGCTGTGGACCTGCGTTCCGAAGAGGGGCGGTCGGTGGTACGCCGGTTGGTAAAGGATGCCGACGTGATCATCGAGAACTTCCGTGCCGGAACGATGGAGAAGATGGGGCTCGGCTACGATGACCTATCAGCCATCAACGAAAAACTGGTCTACTGCCAGATCACGGGATTCGGCTCGACGGGACCGATGTCGAACCGAGGCGGCTTCGACCTGATCGCTCAGGGTTATTCGGGGCTCATGAGCGTGACCGGGGAAGGGCCGGGACGGGCACCCGTGAAAGTGGGTGCTCCGGTGACCGACATTACTGCGGGTATTCTGGCGGCATTGGGTGTGGTGTCCGCGCTTTTTGAGAGAGAGCGGACAGGGAAAGGGCAGCACGTCGACACGTCCCTTTTTGAAGCTGGAATCACGCAGACGTTCTGGCAGAGCGCGATCGCGCTCGCAAGTGGAGTGTCACCCGGCCCCATGGGGTCAGCTCACCCCCTCGCCGCCCCGTATCAGACCTTCCCGACGACCGACGGGTGGATCAATGTGGGTGCCTCCAACGAGGCGACTTGGACTCGCCTCACCCAGGCGCTGAATGCGGCCGAGCTCCACGAAGACCCGCGCTTCAGCACTAATCCGGACCGAATGGCACACTTGGACGAATTGGTCCGTGTGCTCGCGCCGCATTTTCTGAAGCGCTCCACGGAGAGTTGGCTGGAACGGCTTCAGGACGCGGGCGTTCCAGCCGGCCCGATCGCTTCCGTCGGGGAGATGATCGAAAATCCCCAGACGAAGGCTCGGGGCATGGTGATCGACGTCGAGCACTCGTCGCTCGGTTTGGTACGTTCGCTGGGTTTCCCCGTGAAGATGTCGGGATCTGGCCCTAAGGAGGACGCGGAACCGCTCCGGGGCGCTCCCCTTCTAGGGGAGCATACTCGCCAGGTGCTGGCCGAGGCTGGCTTCACGGGTATGGAAGTGGATCGACTGATCGGAGCCGAGATCGTCCGCTAG